In Candidatus Pelagibacter sp. HIMB1321, a single genomic region encodes these proteins:
- a CDS encoding ABC transporter substrate-binding protein, whose product MKKILSFILSSIVALNLSISVANSAANEVRVAYFLEWPTPNLEDMNKKMYEKALGVPVKWTNFTNGGAMTDAMLAGDIDISYSQGLVPFINAVKSKAPIKLVDIAMEYGMGGTTCVTSNASGITKANGSELEGKKVAVPLGTMAEYVFDESMKVVGADRNKMDIIQMDPEEGAAALVSGDVVMACLFGGNSIKAATAVGSRLLTVQEARDAGILGIDITSVTTKFMKENPGMLRTFIEVTHEANARYAAGKSDLNAMAKESEMSVGDMKDTLSGFKFLTPEETAQSMTKGNLHGFLEGMGTPKGNVDTSFLPL is encoded by the coding sequence ATGAAAAAAATATTAAGTTTTATTCTTAGTTCAATCGTAGCTCTTAATCTTTCAATTTCTGTTGCAAACTCTGCAGCGAACGAAGTTAGAGTTGCCTACTTCTTAGAATGGCCAACACCAAACTTAGAAGACATGAATAAGAAAATGTATGAAAAAGCATTAGGAGTACCAGTTAAATGGACAAACTTCACTAATGGTGGAGCAATGACTGACGCAATGTTAGCAGGAGATATTGATATCTCTTACTCGCAAGGTTTAGTGCCTTTCATCAATGCTGTAAAGTCTAAAGCGCCTATCAAATTAGTTGATATAGCAATGGAATACGGAATGGGTGGAACAACTTGTGTAACATCAAATGCTTCTGGAATTACAAAAGCAAATGGTTCTGAGTTAGAAGGTAAAAAAGTTGCTGTTCCACTAGGAACAATGGCTGAATACGTTTTTGATGAAAGTATGAAAGTTGTTGGTGCTGACAGAAACAAAATGGATATCATTCAAATGGACCCTGAGGAAGGTGCTGCTGCTTTAGTAAGTGGTGACGTTGTGATGGCTTGTTTATTTGGTGGTAACTCTATCAAAGCTGCAACAGCAGTTGGATCAAGACTTTTAACAGTTCAAGAAGCTAGAGATGCTGGAATTTTAGGTATCGATATTACTTCTGTAACTACAAAGTTTATGAAAGAAAATCCAGGTATGCTTAGAACTTTCATCGAAGTAACTCATGAAGCAAACGCTAGATATGCTGCTGGTAAATCAGATCTTAATGCTATGGCAAAAGAGTCTGAAATGTCAGTTGGAGATATGAAAGATACACTAAGTGGATTTAAATTCTTAACTCCTGAAGAAACTGCTCAGTCTATGACTAAAGGTAACTTACACGGATTCCTAGAAGGAATGGGTACACCTAAAGGAAATGTAGACACTAGTTTCTTACCTCTATAA
- a CDS encoding aminotransferase class III-fold pyridoxal phosphate-dependent enzyme gives MSAENRTSVPNSLNEHWMPFTSNKDFKENPRLITEAKGVYLKTHHGKTQIDASSGLFCNPLGHGRREITEAVTKQLDTLDYAQPFQQGFGGSFELATRISKHTPGNLNKIFYTICGSTAVETAIKIAIAYHRAKGDSKRFRFVGRERGYHGMNIGCVSVGGMVNNVKTFASILMPGVQHMRHTHLPDHKFISGQPDTGADLADDLDRIAANFGGENIAACIVEPIAGSTGTLVPPKGYLQKLREICDKHGILLIFDEVITGWGRTGSSFAGHEFGVTPDIMTMAKATTNGVVPMGVVACKDEIYDAVMDDSPKGAVELFHGYTYSGIPVAVAAALAVQDIFEKDDIFERAKNLAPYFQKGLFSLQDLESVDNIRGYGMMGGIDMKLNTKPGRAGYECFKACYEAGVNFKATGDCLIIAPQFICEEKHIDEIIDKLRTGITNYQKNQKN, from the coding sequence ATGAGCGCAGAAAACAGAACTTCAGTACCTAATTCTTTAAATGAACATTGGATGCCATTTACATCTAATAAAGATTTTAAGGAAAACCCGAGGTTAATTACTGAAGCTAAAGGCGTTTATTTAAAAACTCATCACGGCAAAACTCAAATTGATGCAAGTTCAGGATTATTTTGTAATCCGCTTGGTCATGGAAGAAGAGAAATTACAGAAGCTGTTACAAAACAATTAGATACTTTAGATTATGCTCAACCTTTCCAACAAGGTTTTGGGGGATCATTTGAACTTGCTACAAGAATTTCAAAACACACACCAGGAAATTTAAATAAAATATTTTATACTATTTGTGGATCAACAGCAGTTGAAACAGCAATTAAAATTGCAATAGCTTATCACAGAGCAAAAGGGGATAGTAAACGATTTAGATTTGTTGGACGTGAAAGAGGATATCACGGAATGAATATTGGATGTGTGTCTGTTGGCGGAATGGTTAACAATGTTAAAACATTTGCAAGTATTTTAATGCCAGGTGTTCAACACATGAGACATACTCATTTACCAGATCATAAATTTATAAGCGGTCAACCTGATACAGGAGCTGATCTTGCAGATGATTTAGACAGAATAGCAGCAAACTTTGGTGGAGAAAATATTGCAGCATGTATTGTTGAACCAATTGCAGGATCAACTGGAACACTAGTTCCACCTAAAGGATATTTACAAAAATTAAGAGAGATTTGTGATAAACACGGAATACTTTTAATTTTTGACGAAGTGATTACTGGATGGGGAAGAACTGGCTCATCATTTGCAGGTCATGAGTTTGGAGTAACTCCAGATATAATGACAATGGCAAAAGCTACAACTAATGGAGTTGTTCCAATGGGTGTTGTTGCATGTAAAGATGAAATCTATGATGCAGTTATGGATGATAGTCCAAAAGGTGCTGTAGAGCTATTTCATGGATACACTTATTCTGGAATTCCAGTTGCAGTAGCCGCAGCATTAGCTGTGCAAGATATTTTTGAAAAAGATGATATTTTTGAAAGAGCAAAAAATTTAGCCCCTTACTTTCAAAAAGGGTTGTTCTCTCTTCAAGATTTAGAGTCTGTTGATAATATAAGAGGATACGGAATGATGGGTGGTATTGATATGAAATTGAATACCAAACCAGGTAGAGCAGGTTATGAATGTTTCAAAGCTTGTTATGAAGCTGGAGTTAATTTCAAAGCTACAGGCGATTGTTTAATCATTGCTCCTCAATTTATATGTGAAGAAAAACATATAGATGAGATTATTGATAAACTAAGAACTGGAATAACTAATTACCAAAAAAATCAAAAAAATTAG
- the ald gene encoding alanine dehydrogenase produces MKIGVPKEIKPQENRIGLTPESVKTLVSEGHEVLVENNGGFEAGFENEQYTAAGAKIVDKASDIFNDAEIIVKVKEPQKVEVDMIRENQIVYTYLHLAAAKELTEGLIKSKSINIAYETVTDDNGRLPLLAPMSAVAGRMSVQAGAHCLEKNQKGRGLLLGGAPGVTGGTVVILGGGVVGENAAVIATGMQAKVHIVDKSEARLKQLVGMFGDKIIPEQSDKIDLNKLVAEADLLIGGVLIPGAEAPKLVTKDMLKLMKRGSVIVDVAIDQGGCVETSKPTTHGDPTYIVDDVVHYCVANMPGGVPRTSTLALNNATLPFLVKLANKGYQKALGEDKNFLAGLNVHKGEVTYKAVADVFGHNFVEPGVAIRS; encoded by the coding sequence ATGAAGATAGGCGTACCTAAAGAAATTAAACCTCAAGAAAATAGAATTGGTTTAACACCTGAAAGTGTTAAAACTTTAGTTTCCGAAGGTCATGAAGTTTTAGTTGAAAATAACGGTGGTTTTGAAGCAGGTTTTGAAAATGAGCAATATACTGCTGCGGGTGCAAAAATTGTAGATAAAGCCTCTGATATTTTTAATGATGCTGAAATAATAGTTAAAGTAAAAGAACCTCAAAAAGTTGAAGTAGACATGATTAGGGAAAATCAAATTGTCTATACTTATCTTCATTTAGCAGCTGCAAAAGAATTAACAGAAGGTTTAATTAAATCTAAAAGCATTAACATTGCCTATGAAACTGTAACAGATGATAATGGAAGACTTCCATTATTAGCACCCATGAGTGCGGTTGCAGGACGTATGTCTGTTCAAGCGGGAGCGCATTGCTTGGAAAAAAATCAAAAAGGAAGAGGGCTTTTATTGGGTGGTGCACCAGGAGTGACTGGTGGAACTGTTGTAATTTTAGGTGGTGGAGTTGTTGGAGAAAATGCAGCAGTGATTGCAACTGGTATGCAGGCAAAAGTTCATATTGTTGATAAATCAGAGGCAAGACTAAAACAGTTAGTTGGAATGTTTGGGGATAAAATAATTCCAGAACAAAGTGATAAAATTGATTTAAATAAATTAGTGGCAGAAGCTGATTTATTAATTGGAGGAGTTTTAATTCCAGGAGCTGAGGCACCTAAGCTTGTTACCAAAGATATGTTGAAATTAATGAAAAGAGGATCTGTAATTGTTGATGTTGCAATTGATCAAGGTGGGTGTGTTGAAACGAGTAAGCCAACTACTCATGGTGATCCGACATATATTGTTGATGATGTAGTTCATTATTGTGTAGCTAATATGCCAGGTGGAGTTCCAAGAACATCAACACTTGCATTAAATAATGCAACATTACCTTTTTTAGTAAAACTTGCTAACAAAGGTTATCAAAAGGCTTTAGGTGAAGATAAAAACTTTTTAGCAGGATTAAATGTTCATAAAGGTGAAGTAACTTATAAAGCAGTTGCAGATGTTTTTGGTCATAATTTTGTAGAGCCAGGAGTAGCTATAAGATCTTAA
- a CDS encoding NAD-dependent epimerase/dehydratase family protein, which produces MKIDKTKKVLIVGAGGFIGGHLVKKFLDNGNNVVAVDIKPKEYWFQDFEKSENHYSMDMKDIINCRKVTPGINYVFNMACNMGGMGFIENNKAECMQSVLINTNLLIASKENEIEKYFFSSSACAYNKSKQEEVFIDGLKEEDAYPADPEDGYGWEKLFSERMCRHFQEDYGIQVRIARYHNIYGPYGTYDGGREKAPAALCRKIIEAKTKKDNKIYVWGDGLQTRTFLYIDDCVEGTLRLFNSDYSDPVNIGSDEQVSINQMIDVIKDIAELDEIEKEYQLDKPKGVRGRSSNNDLVKKILDWSYQIKLKEGLTKTYNWIQGEIAKTGSNNNRFTKS; this is translated from the coding sequence ATGAAAATTGACAAAACAAAAAAAGTTTTAATTGTTGGCGCAGGTGGTTTTATTGGCGGTCATTTAGTTAAAAAATTTTTAGATAATGGAAATAACGTAGTTGCAGTAGATATTAAACCTAAAGAATATTGGTTCCAAGACTTTGAAAAATCTGAAAATCATTATTCAATGGATATGAAAGATATCATTAATTGTAGAAAAGTTACCCCGGGCATTAATTATGTATTTAATATGGCTTGTAATATGGGTGGCATGGGTTTTATTGAAAATAATAAAGCAGAATGTATGCAATCAGTTCTAATTAATACAAATTTACTTATAGCCTCAAAAGAAAATGAAATAGAAAAATATTTTTTTTCATCAAGTGCGTGTGCTTATAATAAATCAAAACAGGAAGAAGTTTTTATTGATGGTTTGAAAGAAGAAGATGCATATCCAGCTGATCCAGAAGATGGTTATGGCTGGGAGAAACTATTCAGTGAAAGGATGTGTAGACATTTTCAAGAGGATTATGGAATACAAGTTAGAATAGCTAGATACCATAATATTTATGGACCATACGGTACTTATGATGGAGGTAGAGAGAAAGCTCCAGCAGCTTTATGTAGAAAAATTATTGAGGCAAAAACAAAAAAAGATAACAAAATTTATGTTTGGGGGGATGGATTACAAACAAGAACATTTTTATATATAGACGACTGTGTTGAAGGCACATTAAGATTATTTAACTCTGATTACTCTGATCCTGTTAATATTGGTAGTGATGAACAAGTTTCTATAAATCAAATGATAGACGTAATTAAAGATATTGCAGAATTAGATGAAATTGAAAAAGAATATCAATTAGATAAACCTAAAGGGGTAAGAGGTAGATCAAGCAATAATGACTTAGTTAAAAAAATTTTAGATTGGTCTTATCAAATTAAACTAAAAGAAGGTCTTACAAAAACGTATAATTGGATACAGGGTGAAATTGCCAAAACTGGCTCAAATAATAATAGATTTACAAAATCGTAA
- the mnmA gene encoding tRNA 2-thiouridine(34) synthase MnmA: MNNNLNSLGFPKKPSDTKVVVAMSGGVDSSTVAGMMKSEGYKVIGITLKLYDDGKEVAASKQCCSGQDIMDAKRVANKLDIEHKILYFQNKFRKGVIDNFVESYLKGETPIPCVQCNQTVKFKDLFEVSKELKADALVTGHYVKSITQNNSTNMYRAIDENRDQSYFLFNTTRQQLDYLRFPLGNLLKNETREIAKNLDLNVADKPDSQDICFVPNGDYASVIQKFRPDSFKKGNIKNLEGKVIGVHDGIINFTIGQRKGIKVSDKEPLYVLKINSENNEIIVGPKEHLGKKKIRLKDINLLTTKEDFQNNIFCKVRSTGKLLEANVSFDDDKAEVNLFIPEDGISPGQACVFYNKDQFGYKVLGGGWIKE; encoded by the coding sequence ATGAACAATAATTTGAATTCATTAGGGTTCCCCAAAAAACCTTCAGACACAAAAGTTGTTGTGGCAATGTCTGGAGGAGTAGACTCATCTACTGTTGCAGGCATGATGAAAAGTGAAGGTTACAAAGTAATTGGGATTACGCTTAAGCTTTATGATGATGGAAAAGAAGTTGCTGCATCAAAACAATGTTGCTCAGGTCAAGATATTATGGATGCAAAAAGGGTCGCTAATAAATTAGATATTGAACATAAGATTTTATATTTTCAAAATAAGTTTAGAAAGGGTGTAATTGATAACTTTGTAGAAAGTTACTTAAAAGGAGAAACACCTATTCCCTGTGTTCAGTGTAATCAAACAGTAAAATTTAAAGATTTATTTGAAGTATCCAAAGAACTTAAAGCCGATGCTTTAGTTACAGGCCATTACGTGAAAAGTATTACTCAAAATAATTCAACGAATATGTATAGAGCAATAGATGAAAATAGAGATCAAAGTTATTTTCTATTCAATACAACTAGACAACAATTAGATTATTTAAGATTTCCTTTGGGAAATTTATTAAAAAATGAGACAAGAGAAATTGCAAAAAATTTAGATTTGAATGTGGCTGATAAGCCTGATAGCCAAGATATATGTTTTGTTCCAAATGGTGATTACGCATCAGTAATTCAAAAGTTTAGACCAGACTCATTTAAAAAAGGGAATATTAAAAATTTAGAAGGAAAAGTAATTGGTGTTCACGATGGAATTATTAATTTTACAATTGGACAAAGAAAAGGAATCAAGGTTTCTGATAAAGAGCCTTTATATGTTTTAAAAATCAATTCTGAAAATAATGAAATTATAGTTGGACCAAAAGAGCATTTAGGTAAAAAAAAAATTCGTCTCAAAGATATAAATTTACTTACAACTAAAGAAGATTTTCAAAATAATATATTTTGCAAAGTAAGATCTACTGGTAAACTTTTAGAGGCAAATGTTAGCTTTGATGATGATAAAGCTGAAGTTAATTTATTCATACCAGAAGATGGTATTTCTCCTGGACAGGCTTGCGTATTTTATAACAAAGACCAGTTTGGTTATAAGGTTCTTGGTGGTGGCTGGATTAAAGAATAA
- a CDS encoding trans-sulfuration enzyme family protein, with the protein MSNSFKTFLKHTAKDFHNQSVNPPVVRASTIIFKSMQHIRKTQAKAQKNPTGGHFDYGRQGTSTTYILQKILTKLEESYHVFTTPTGFGAVFLAIFSVTRPGDEIIAADPVYSPTRLLTENFLKEFNIKTTFYNPHDLKTLESAISKKTKLIFVENPGSNTFDFQDLGKIISIAKKNKILTAIDNTWGTPYYLKPIKLGFDMSIVSATKYYSGHSDVMGGSLAVNKKVFNQVKNAERITGLRLGPDDAYLITRGLRTLDVRLDRHRENAKKVAEFLSKNKKFKLLYPYKKDSHNFRMWKKYYSGASGLMGLKIKSKNINSVRKFVNSLKLFGYGYSWGGFESLALHQEFRETGTRKYLKLEKDEHLVRFHIGLEDPKDLIADIKQALRHLK; encoded by the coding sequence ATGTCGAATTCATTTAAAACTTTTTTAAAACATACAGCAAAAGACTTTCATAATCAGTCAGTTAATCCTCCGGTTGTAAGAGCTTCGACGATAATCTTTAAGTCAATGCAACATATAAGAAAAACTCAAGCTAAAGCTCAAAAAAATCCAACAGGCGGTCATTTTGATTATGGAAGACAAGGCACTTCTACCACTTATATCTTACAAAAGATTTTAACAAAATTAGAAGAAAGCTATCATGTCTTTACAACACCGACAGGTTTTGGTGCAGTTTTTTTAGCTATATTTAGTGTGACAAGACCTGGTGATGAAATCATAGCCGCTGATCCAGTGTATAGTCCAACAAGATTATTAACTGAAAATTTTTTAAAAGAATTTAATATCAAAACAACTTTTTATAATCCTCACGATTTAAAAACTCTGGAGAGTGCAATAAGTAAAAAAACTAAATTAATTTTTGTTGAAAACCCAGGTAGTAATACTTTTGATTTTCAAGATTTAGGAAAAATTATATCAATTGCAAAAAAAAATAAAATTTTAACTGCTATAGATAATACTTGGGGTACACCATATTATTTAAAACCTATTAAGCTTGGTTTTGATATGTCGATTGTATCAGCTACCAAATATTATTCAGGTCACTCAGATGTGATGGGTGGAAGTTTGGCTGTAAATAAAAAAGTTTTCAATCAAGTAAAAAATGCTGAAAGAATTACAGGTCTAAGATTAGGACCTGATGATGCTTATTTGATAACACGTGGACTTAGAACACTGGATGTTAGATTGGATCGTCATAGAGAAAATGCAAAAAAAGTTGCTGAATTTTTATCTAAAAATAAAAAGTTTAAACTTTTGTATCCTTACAAAAAGGATAGTCACAACTTTAGAATGTGGAAAAAATATTATTCTGGTGCATCAGGACTGATGGGCTTAAAAATAAAATCTAAAAATATTAATTCAGTTAGAAAATTTGTTAATTCACTAAAATTATTTGGTTATGGTTATAGTTGGGGAGGATTTGAAAGTTTAGCACTTCATCAAGAGTTTAGAGAAACAGGTACTCGTAAATATCTCAAACTTGAAAAGGATGAACATTTAGTTAGGTTTCATATTGGTTTAGAAGACCCAAAAGATCTTATTGCTGATATAAAGCAGGCATTAAGACATCTTAAATGA
- a CDS encoding MFS transporter, which produces MTSEKFINSNTALVTLIAACGVVLISLGVRQTFGLFINDFQRDLGVSITESGLAIGIQMLMWGLTGPIFGAIADRYGGHKAIMLAFIFYTLGIYFLYSGPNTGIFFQLDLGILVGIGLGGTAISIPMSIVGKHFPLSNRTIAMSFVTAVGSFGYFISPIFTNYSLANNGWINTLYYFVVFLLIGFVISYFVKSPSVSENLEKPSSQTTFQALSEAFKTKSYILLTSGFFVCGFHITLVGTHVPKYVIDRGLENWTAAAILSLIGLFNIFGSLLSGYLSTKISKKIILSSIYFLRGISIILFIFLPASNLNAFIFGASFGFLWLSTVPATSGIVAHLFGTKYLGLLYGIVFLSHQVGSFFGAYLGGLFHDLYGSYDYAWYLAIALSVFAAIIHLPIKEEAVLRLKTE; this is translated from the coding sequence ATGACATCTGAAAAATTTATTAATTCTAATACTGCATTAGTAACACTCATCGCAGCCTGTGGAGTAGTTTTAATCTCTTTAGGGGTTAGACAAACCTTTGGTTTGTTTATTAATGATTTTCAAAGAGATCTTGGAGTATCAATAACAGAGTCAGGACTAGCTATTGGAATTCAAATGTTAATGTGGGGATTAACAGGACCAATTTTTGGAGCAATAGCCGATAGATATGGTGGTCACAAAGCAATCATGCTTGCATTTATTTTTTATACATTAGGTATTTATTTTTTATATTCTGGACCTAACACTGGAATTTTTTTCCAATTAGATCTTGGTATTCTTGTAGGAATAGGACTTGGTGGTACTGCGATAAGTATTCCAATGTCTATAGTTGGTAAACACTTTCCTTTATCAAATAGAACAATTGCGATGAGTTTTGTCACAGCAGTAGGTTCGTTTGGTTATTTTATCTCACCAATTTTTACAAACTATAGCTTAGCCAATAACGGATGGATCAATACATTATATTACTTTGTTGTGTTTTTATTAATTGGTTTTGTTATTTCTTATTTTGTTAAATCACCATCAGTTAGTGAGAATTTAGAAAAACCTAGTTCTCAAACAACTTTTCAGGCACTCAGTGAAGCTTTTAAAACAAAAAGCTATATTTTATTAACTTCTGGTTTTTTTGTTTGCGGATTTCACATTACGTTGGTTGGAACTCATGTCCCTAAATATGTAATCGATAGAGGTTTAGAAAACTGGACTGCTGCAGCAATATTATCTCTAATTGGACTTTTTAATATTTTTGGATCATTACTTAGTGGTTATTTATCAACTAAAATAAGTAAAAAAATTATATTAAGTTCAATTTATTTCTTAAGGGGAATTTCAATAATTTTATTTATTTTTCTTCCAGCTAGCAATCTAAATGCTTTTATATTTGGTGCTAGTTTTGGATTTTTATGGCTTTCAACAGTACCTGCAACAAGTGGAATAGTTGCTCATTTATTTGGGACTAAATATTTAGGCCTTTTATATGGTATTGTTTTTTTAAGTCATCAAGTAGGTTCATTTTTTGGTGCCTATCTTGGAGGTTTATTCCATGATCTTTATGGCTCATATGATTATGCGTGGTATTTAGCAATTGCATTATCAGTATTTGCAGCAATAATTCATTTACCAATTAAAGAAGAAGCTGTTTTAAGATTAAAAACTGAATAA
- a CDS encoding chorismate-binding protein, translated as MSNIYKLYKLHNSNQPYIIYKSNKGFKIYYDFSKKIILRNIKDVQNFLNFKTNKKKSKSTDLFLGFFGYELLNNLIDIKIPKQKSLNFYKGIFYKPETVLSINNFVNSNNYKKLNKNFKININKKAYSKIFDKFKKRIRAGDTYQIKICTKYKSKSKVDPLDFFSRLSEFNLAPEAFMIKDKDFSIVSCSPENLIDKKGNQISTKPIAGTVKKINKMNKSKALKYFQKNIKENKEHNMIVDMERNDLSKICVPLSVEVVKEKVIEEYRDLFHYVSLIKGKVRKSVQILDIIKAMMPGGSVIGCPKINTLKLLNNQEKENRNIYTGSFGYIKFNGDMRFNIIIRSILNFKNISEVAVASGVVIDSNASREFNENYIKAKALIDLY; from the coding sequence TTGAGTAATATTTACAAACTTTATAAATTACATAATTCTAATCAGCCTTATATCATTTACAAATCAAATAAAGGGTTCAAAATTTATTATGATTTTTCAAAAAAAATAATTTTAAGAAACATTAAAGATGTCCAAAATTTCTTAAATTTTAAAACAAATAAAAAAAAATCTAAAAGTACAGATTTATTTTTAGGTTTTTTTGGTTATGAATTATTAAATAATTTAATAGATATAAAAATCCCAAAACAAAAGTCTTTAAATTTTTACAAAGGTATTTTTTATAAACCTGAAACTGTTCTTAGTATTAATAATTTTGTAAATTCAAATAATTACAAAAAGTTAAATAAAAATTTTAAGATTAATATAAATAAAAAGGCTTACTCTAAAATATTTGATAAATTTAAAAAAAGAATAAGAGCAGGAGACACTTATCAAATAAAAATTTGTACTAAATACAAGTCTAAATCAAAAGTTGATCCGTTAGATTTCTTTTCTAGATTATCTGAGTTTAATTTAGCGCCAGAAGCATTCATGATTAAAGATAAGGATTTTTCAATTGTAAGCTGTTCTCCAGAAAATCTCATCGATAAGAAAGGTAACCAAATTTCAACCAAACCAATCGCTGGAACTGTAAAAAAAATAAATAAGATGAATAAATCAAAAGCATTAAAATACTTTCAAAAGAATATTAAAGAAAATAAAGAACATAACATGATCGTAGATATGGAAAGAAATGATTTATCTAAAATATGTGTTCCATTAAGTGTTGAGGTTGTTAAAGAAAAAGTAATTGAAGAATACCGAGACTTATTTCATTATGTAAGCTTAATTAAAGGTAAAGTTAGAAAATCAGTTCAAATTTTAGATATTATCAAAGCTATGATGCCTGGAGGATCTGTAATTGGTTGTCCAAAGATAAACACCTTAAAACTTTTAAATAATCAAGAAAAAGAAAATCGAAATATTTATACTGGAAGCTTTGGTTATATAAAATTTAATGGAGATATGAGATTTAATATAATTATTAGATCAATTTTAAATTTTAAAAATATATCAGAAGTAGCGGTTGCATCAGGTGTAGTGATAGACAGCAATGCCAGCCGAGAGTTCAATGAAAATTATATAAAAGCTAAAGCTTTAATAGATTTGTATTAA
- a CDS encoding aminodeoxychorismate/anthranilate synthase component II: protein MIYIIDHNDSFTFNVVHQFSRFDKVVCDNYDKINYNTLEKASSLVFSPGPGNPKDYPRTSKIYKKYKRKKKIIGICLGFQQILFNEGARIIEQKNIYHGFQSKIKVNNKSKIFDDNSEFKVGRYHSLKLKEPFKKNSFDITMRCKITNVAMAFENNLDKIYGFQFHPESFLTLNGNFLIKKILSA, encoded by the coding sequence ATGATTTACATAATAGATCATAACGACTCATTCACATTCAACGTCGTTCATCAATTTTCAAGATTTGATAAAGTAGTTTGTGATAATTATGACAAAATTAATTATAATACTTTAGAAAAAGCTAGCTCTTTAGTTTTCTCACCAGGACCTGGTAACCCAAAAGATTATCCAAGGACTTCAAAAATTTATAAAAAATATAAAAGAAAAAAAAAGATAATTGGAATATGTTTAGGATTTCAACAAATTTTGTTTAATGAAGGGGCTAGAATAATAGAACAGAAAAATATCTATCATGGTTTTCAATCTAAAATAAAAGTTAACAATAAAAGTAAAATTTTTGATGATAATTCAGAATTTAAAGTTGGCAGATATCATTCATTAAAGCTTAAAGAGCCTTTTAAAAAGAATAGTTTTGATATAACAATGCGTTGCAAAATTACAAATGTTGCTATGGCATTTGAAAATAATCTAGATAAAATTTATGGATTTCAATTTCACCCAGAATCTTTTTTAACTTTAAATGGCAACTTTCTTATTAAAAAAATCTTATCAGCTTAA
- a CDS encoding aminotransferase class IV, translating into MATFLLKKSYQLNNLKEIKFNDLWGDHGVFTTMWIFDKSFKILFFRDHINNLIKSAIVYGINTKNLKKNIFKLLRKNLSNSKKYNHLLRIALNKKVISISIRSKIKIKNNLVLKLVKLKRQKPEYKNLKYRKILLHLSKLDTSKFDIGLISDKKLLETGTSNILLAKDKKIYSPIKGFYKGITFRSLEKKLPKIFKKNIYVNQLQEFDEIILVGSGKGVASVSKIHNNSWKRKSLNYFNLISKTLNSEIKKCKKILI; encoded by the coding sequence ATGGCAACTTTCTTATTAAAAAAATCTTATCAGCTTAATAATTTAAAAGAGATAAAGTTTAATGACCTATGGGGAGATCATGGTGTCTTCACTACCATGTGGATTTTTGATAAATCTTTTAAGATTCTTTTTTTTAGAGATCATATTAATAATTTAATCAAATCTGCAATAGTTTATGGAATAAATACAAAAAATTTAAAAAAAAATATTTTTAAACTTTTAAGAAAAAACTTATCTAATAGTAAAAAATATAATCATCTTTTAAGAATAGCTTTAAATAAAAAAGTTATTTCAATTTCAATAAGGAGCAAGATAAAGATTAAAAATAATTTAGTTTTAAAATTAGTAAAATTAAAACGTCAAAAGCCAGAATATAAAAATCTTAAATACAGAAAGATTCTTTTACATCTATCAAAACTTGATACCAGTAAGTTTGATATAGGTCTTATAAGTGATAAAAAACTTTTAGAGACAGGAACTTCAAATATTCTTTTAGCAAAAGATAAAAAAATATACTCACCTATAAAAGGTTTTTATAAAGGTATTACATTTAGATCATTAGAAAAAAAATTACCTAAAATTTTTAAAAAAAATATTTATGTAAATCAACTACAAGAATTTGATGAAATTATTTTAGTTGGTTCTGGTAAAGGAGTTGCTTCAGTAAGTAAAATTCATAATAATAGCTGGAAAAGAAAAAGTTTAAATTATTTTAATTTGATATCTAAAACTTTAAATTCAGAAATTAAGAAATGTAAAAAAATTTTGATATGA